In Streptococcus parasanguinis, the DNA window AGCCTCTTTGATCGACAAAGAGAGAGACGATGCAGAACGCAATCGGCTACGGCCAATTGTAATAGCATTGTTTGAGCTTTCTGAGTTAGCTTTTTTTTCTAACGTCGCCACGTCATTTTCTAATTGATCTAAAATATCAGTGGGAGCAGTAATGATATACTTGCTACCAGATACAATTTTTCCGTTAATCATTTCGATTAGCGGTTTTTCGTATACAACGTAGTCGTTATGCCTTCTCATCAAGTCGTCAAACTCTTTATACATTTCGGACAAATTCATTTTTCCTTACCTCTTTCTCAATAGGTTTTTAATCTAGTTTTTTCTTACGAAAGTAGTATGCCATCTTTTTGCGAAAAAACGCTTTTTTTTTTAAAAATTGAGAAAATATTGTTAAAACATCTTCGTGATGTTATAATAAATCGAGCATTTTATGCTGTAGTATAAAATGCACTAGGCGACCCCTAGAACTTGCTTCCTCTTTTGTGAGAGAAAACAATAGTCCATGTTTTGACCTCGCTTTGACATTGGCCGAGGATTCAAGATTTTTTGGCCGCAGGAGGCTTAAGATGAAGATCATCTTCAATAAAACATCTAAGAGTCTAACTCTTAGTATTGAAGTAAATGCAACCTTAATTAGCTGGTTGATTGCTTCATTCATCCGCTTTATTTTGTAATAAAGCACTAAAGCTCACTATTGGGGAATAGTGAGCTTGTTTTATAAAAAAAAAAGCGTTTGGGGAAACGCTTTTTTATGTCCATAAATAATGTGCCATTTCTTTCTCCTTTTCAATGAATAATAAACTTTTGATAGTTTATGATCCTGAAGGAGCTTCATTCATCGCCAAGAGCGAAAGATGAAAATAGCAACCTTAATTAGCTATTAATGTTATATCATAGTTGAGATTAAGAGTCAAATGATTTATAGAAATAATTTATTTTGTTTGTAAAGTTTTTATAAATATATTTTGGTACCTAGCCGCACTTTACAACTTTCCGAAAAATTGATCTTTTTCGGAAAGTTTGACAATAAGCAAAAAACAGCCCAAATCGTTGGGGCTGTAAGGAATTTTAGCGATAGATTGTCCGCCCTATAAACTGAAATCAGCTCAGAATGGCTATCTCAGCATCATTTTTTAACAATTTATACAGAAAAATTATCAACGAGAAAAAAATAGTTTGAAGAAATCTGTTTTTTTGTGTATAATATACACAAAAAAGATGAGGTGATTTAAATGGCTATTACAACTACAAAAGCAAGATTAAATCTAAGTATTGACTCCGAATTAAAACAGGAAGTTGGCGAGGTATTGAACGAGATTGGGCTTGACTATACCACCGCAATTAATTTATATTTCAATAAAATCAGACGTGATCGTAAAATTCCATTTGAACTTGAAGCACGAAAAAATTTAACTGTCGATGAATTTCTTGGTTCAAATTGGCGTGAAGGTTTGGAAAATGTAGAGGATGGTTGGGATTGAGCTATAAAGTTGAATTGATACCTGAAGCACAAGATGATTTTTATAAATTAGATAATAGTCAACGTCTTCATGTTAAAAAGTCACTTATCAAGTTAGAAAATCAAGGGATGCTTGCCGGAGAGGCTCTTCACGGTAATTTAGCAGGTTACAGAAAGTTAAAACACAAAAAACTGGGGCTAAGAATTGTTTTTCATGAAACTGTCAATGCAATTGAAATTATTGAAGTCATTGCTATTGGTAAGAGAAGTGATAACGAAATTTATACAATTTCTGAAAAACGTATAAGAAACATATCAGATTGAAGGAAAAGTCCATTTTGGACAGTTCTTCAATCTTTTTTCTTTTATTAGAGGAAGTAAAAACTCTTAAAAAGAGCATCACATCAACATCCAAAAGTTTTTTCACTGTAAGATAACTAACCTGTATAAAAGAAAAAACTCCTGCTATCCTCTTCAATAAATTAAATGATATAAGAAAACTGGAACTACTTTCATGTATAAAAATGGAAATTAATTCAAAATTAAAGTATAATATAAGTGAAAATAAAAGTTCTTGGCTAGAAAGGAAAATCACGGAAACTAAAACGCAAAGGACCTTTATAGTAGTAGTAGTAGATAATCACTAAAAATGGAGAAAAATAAAATGAGAGATAAAACAATTTTAACCAAGATGTGGGCTTTTCTAGTAACAATATCGCTACTTCTAATGATCACTAACGTAGTAAAAGCTGATTCAATTAAATTTAACGAAAACGAATCCCAAATTACATATATAAATAAGAGTGATGTAATTAATTCTTATGTAGCAGAAACCGGTGTTAGTTATGAAACCGCCAAAAATATGTTATTTCCAAACGAGTATGGAACAAGTTTATATATGGCAGGCGATAAAGATGT includes these proteins:
- a CDS encoding type II toxin-antitoxin system RelB/DinJ family antitoxin gives rise to the protein MAITTTKARLNLSIDSELKQEVGEVLNEIGLDYTTAINLYFNKIRRDRKIPFELEARKNLTVDEFLGSNWREGLENVEDGWD
- a CDS encoding type II toxin-antitoxin system RelE family toxin, coding for MSYKVELIPEAQDDFYKLDNSQRLHVKKSLIKLENQGMLAGEALHGNLAGYRKLKHKKLGLRIVFHETVNAIEIIEVIAIGKRSDNEIYTISEKRIRNISD